The Candidatus Pelagibacter sp. IMCC9063 genome has a window encoding:
- the lspA gene encoding signal peptidase II: protein MTDRTSKNYVINFFLTHGSDSYYFNSFLNFVLLWNTGMAFGIFESDSYTYHAFSFLIFLVIIFLIVWLFRSNRKFEKISIALIIGGALGNWFDRIVYNAVPDFIDLHYLDFHWFVFNVSDIIISVGILLLILSDFFLKNK from the coding sequence TTGACTGATAGGACAAGCAAAAACTATGTAATTAATTTTTTTTTAACTCATGGATCTGATAGTTACTATTTTAATTCATTCTTAAACTTTGTTTTATTATGGAATACCGGAATGGCCTTTGGTATTTTTGAAAGCGACAGTTACACATATCATGCGTTTAGTTTTTTAATTTTTTTAGTTATTATATTTCTAATAGTTTGGCTATTTAGATCGAACAGAAAATTCGAAAAAATATCAATAGCCCTTATAATTGGAGGGGCGTTAGGAAATTGGTTTGATAGAATTGTTTATAATGCAGTACCAGATTTTATAGACTTGCATTATTTGGATTTTCACTGGTTTGTGTTTAATGTATCGGATATTATAATCTCTGTAGGGATTTTATTATTAATATTAAGTGATTTTTTCTTAAAAAACAAATGA
- a CDS encoding DUF3035 domain-containing protein, whose protein sequence is MNNKNLFIIVLLLIFGLSSCTSVKKTLGLEKDVPNEFLIEKRDPLTLPPDYNILPPDSNAKINENKEPTSSLKSIFDKSLGSQKKSSSANVPSNTRSIENDILKQIK, encoded by the coding sequence ATGAACAATAAAAATTTATTTATCATCGTACTGTTGCTTATATTTGGTCTTAGCTCATGTACATCTGTTAAGAAAACGCTAGGTTTAGAAAAAGATGTTCCTAACGAGTTTTTGATTGAAAAAAGAGATCCTTTAACTTTGCCTCCAGATTATAATATTTTACCTCCTGACAGCAATGCTAAGATTAACGAAAATAAAGAGCCTACTAGCTCTCTAAAATCAATTTTTGACAAAAGCCTTGGTAGTCAAAAAAAATCTTCTAGTGCAAACGTTCCTAGCAATACAAGAAGTATTGAAAATGATATTTTAAAACAAATCAAATAA
- a CDS encoding glucose-6-phosphate isomerase yields MSLDINLEYFVDGSMGYNLKSTEEYKKNIDLCSVASEKVSKEIKEQSNEIFNSFTLNYQNSTKLIRDKIIKKKYQLVVGMGGSSAGAKAINMRIEGNVFFLDNYDPAYLQNFFMNYNLKDFTIYIISKSGNTFETLAMCNLLFQYLLKISRIEEIVKHVIVITEESQSMLSDFARKNNLQIIHHNKKIGGRFSVFSETSMILFDFDPDTISNSAQSIVLKLTKKNLEDDTNPTINAAVILTLQERYGINYNINLLYDYTLKNYSYWFHQLFAESLGKNEKALTPMTSICPKDHHSLMQLFIDGSKNKLFNIYQPLLTEDSLKFSSLGLGSIETKTPNDLLKSQFLGVIKTFKNLKIPHRIVTSTGDKISNIFELFSYNILETVILGYAQNLNPYDQPAVEQIKVNTFSS; encoded by the coding sequence ATGAGTCTTGATATTAATCTAGAATATTTTGTTGATGGAAGCATGGGATACAATTTAAAATCTACAGAAGAGTATAAAAAAAATATAGATCTTTGCAGTGTAGCCTCTGAAAAAGTATCTAAAGAAATAAAAGAACAGTCTAATGAAATCTTTAACTCCTTTACTCTTAACTACCAGAATTCAACAAAATTAATTAGAGATAAAATTATTAAAAAAAAATACCAATTAGTAGTTGGTATGGGAGGATCTTCTGCGGGAGCCAAAGCAATCAACATGCGTATTGAAGGCAATGTTTTTTTTCTCGATAATTACGATCCCGCATATCTTCAGAATTTTTTTATGAATTATAATTTAAAAGACTTTACAATTTATATTATTTCAAAATCTGGGAATACTTTCGAGACTTTAGCAATGTGTAATTTGCTGTTCCAGTATTTGCTAAAAATATCTAGGATTGAAGAAATTGTAAAACATGTAATTGTTATAACGGAAGAATCCCAAAGCATGTTAAGTGATTTTGCTAGAAAAAATAATCTTCAAATAATTCATCATAATAAAAAAATTGGAGGAAGATTCTCTGTTTTTTCAGAGACTTCTATGATTTTATTTGATTTTGATCCTGATACAATTTCTAATAGCGCTCAGTCTATAGTTCTAAAATTAACAAAAAAAAATCTAGAGGATGATACCAATCCAACGATTAATGCGGCGGTCATATTAACCTTACAAGAACGATACGGTATAAATTACAATATTAATCTTTTGTACGATTATACTTTAAAAAACTATTCTTATTGGTTTCACCAGTTGTTTGCAGAAAGTTTGGGAAAAAATGAAAAAGCTCTTACTCCAATGACCTCTATTTGCCCAAAAGATCATCATAGTTTAATGCAGCTGTTTATCGATGGATCCAAAAACAAATTATTTAATATTTACCAACCTCTTTTAACAGAAGACTCTTTAAAATTTTCTTCTTTAGGGTTAGGCAGCATTGAAACAAAAACCCCCAACGACCTTTTAAAATCACAGTTTTTAGGTGTTATTAAAACTTTTAAAAATTTAAAAATTCCTCATAGAATCGTGACTAGCACAGGTGATAAAATTTCAAATATTTTTGAACTTTTCTCTTATAATATTTTAGAAACAGTAATTCTTGGATATGCTCAAAATTTAAATCCATACGACCAGCCAGCAGTTGAACAAATTAAAGTAAATACTTTTAGTTCTTAA
- the rsmD gene encoding 16S rRNA (guanine(966)-N(2))-methyltransferase RsmD — MRIISGKFKKQKLILPDPKITRPLRDYVKESLFNLLVHSPLLQFQFGKSSILDIFSGSGSFGIECLSRGASHVTFIENDKKSFEVLKNNIQNFSILNEGNLIFGDFLKIQLDFSLTKPNLIFLDPPFQFKFLRQVFEKLSENKKNLSDSIIMIHYEEGEKFNFSDYLDEILRKKYGRSIVLFGKIKN, encoded by the coding sequence ATGAGGATTATCTCCGGAAAATTTAAAAAACAAAAGCTTATATTGCCAGACCCCAAAATTACCAGGCCTCTAAGAGACTATGTAAAAGAGAGTTTGTTCAATTTGCTAGTACACTCTCCTTTATTACAATTCCAGTTTGGAAAAAGTTCTATTCTTGATATTTTCTCTGGTAGCGGTTCTTTTGGAATAGAATGTTTATCACGAGGCGCTTCACATGTAACATTTATAGAAAATGATAAAAAATCATTTGAAGTACTAAAAAATAATATTCAAAATTTTTCAATTCTAAATGAAGGTAACTTAATTTTTGGAGATTTTTTAAAAATTCAATTAGACTTTTCTTTAACAAAACCTAATTTGATATTTTTAGACCCACCTTTTCAGTTTAAATTTTTGAGACAAGTATTTGAAAAGTTATCTGAAAATAAGAAAAATTTGTCAGATTCTATAATAATGATTCATTACGAAGAAGGAGAGAAATTTAATTTTAGTGATTACCTAGATGAAATTTTAAGAAAAAAATATGGTCGATCCATTGTTCTTTTTGGTAAAATTAAGAACTAA
- a CDS encoding pseudouridine synthase yields MKKELPEKVRISKFLASYNVGSRREIERMIENGRIYLNGEILTTPVHFVNKTDSIKLDGKLLLFKKFKQIYKFYKPTDCICSKNKQDERKIVYDLLPKRFKNFIFAGRLDVNSEGLLIVTNDGEVARSLELPKNKFVRKYRVRVYGVCEEQKIDNLSKGRKIDGIQYRPFNYKLFNKDKKNFWIEMELKEGKNREIRELMRSIDLRVNKLTRLEFGPFKISNLKPGEIKTAEPKEIRQYEDYLRKI; encoded by the coding sequence ATGAAGAAAGAATTACCTGAAAAAGTTAGAATTTCAAAATTTTTAGCATCTTACAATGTAGGATCTAGAAGAGAAATCGAACGAATGATTGAAAATGGGAGAATTTACTTAAACGGAGAGATTCTTACCACACCTGTTCATTTTGTGAATAAGACTGATTCTATAAAGTTAGATGGTAAATTGTTGCTTTTCAAAAAATTCAAACAAATTTATAAATTTTACAAACCAACTGATTGTATCTGTTCTAAGAATAAACAAGATGAGAGAAAAATTGTTTACGATCTCCTTCCAAAAAGATTTAAAAATTTTATTTTTGCGGGTAGATTGGATGTAAACTCTGAAGGACTGCTGATTGTTACCAATGATGGAGAGGTGGCAAGAAGTCTGGAGCTGCCGAAAAATAAATTTGTAAGAAAATATAGAGTACGAGTCTATGGAGTTTGTGAAGAGCAAAAAATTGACAATTTGAGCAAAGGAAGAAAGATTGATGGAATTCAATATAGACCATTTAATTATAAGCTATTTAACAAAGATAAAAAAAATTTCTGGATAGAAATGGAACTAAAGGAGGGAAAAAATAGAGAAATAAGAGAATTGATGCGGAGTATTGATTTGCGAGTAAACAAACTTACCAGATTAGAGTTTGGACCTTTTAAAATTTCCAACTTAAAACCTGGTGAAATAAAAACAGCTGAACCTAAAGAAATAAGACAATATGAGGATTATCTCCGGAAAATTTAA
- a CDS encoding nucleoside deaminase — translation MNSFKLYIDTLLKLCNQAIKRNEVPVSAIIVDPKSKKIIARAHNLSIRNKDPLAHAEILVIRKALKFLNKKRLDGMDIYCSLEPCVMCTSAIAFSQLRNIYFCAEDKASGGLINGPKLGFSKYLKYKFSFYYGFEENKFSKILVDFFKQKRK, via the coding sequence ATGAATAGTTTTAAACTCTACATAGATACTCTATTGAAATTGTGCAACCAAGCAATAAAGAGAAACGAAGTGCCAGTTAGTGCTATAATTGTAGATCCTAAGAGTAAAAAAATTATTGCCAGAGCTCACAATCTATCTATTCGCAACAAAGACCCATTAGCACACGCGGAGATATTGGTTATTAGAAAAGCGCTTAAATTTTTAAACAAAAAAAGACTAGACGGCATGGATATTTATTGTTCACTTGAACCTTGTGTTATGTGTACGTCAGCCATTGCCTTTTCGCAGCTGAGAAATATTTATTTCTGCGCCGAAGATAAAGCTAGTGGAGGTTTGATTAATGGTCCAAAATTGGGTTTCTCCAAATACTTAAAATATAAATTTTCTTTTTACTATGGCTTTGAAGAAAATAAGTTTTCCAAAATATTGGTTGATTTTTTTAAACAAAAAAGAAAATAG
- the purD gene encoding phosphoribosylamine--glycine ligase, translating into MNVAVIGSGGREHALCFKLSLSKKISKLFCIPGNPGTDSICENIEIDPLNFDLLYSVLLKKNISTVIVGPEIPLVKGIVDFLSEKNIFTFGPSKEASQLEGSKDFMKKLCKDFNIPTAEYESFDNLLKAQDFIKKSKHPLVIKSDGLAAGKGVTISNNVEESTKCAKEILEGKFKTSSKVVIEEFLEGEEASYFVITDGENYLPIGTAQDHKRIGENDTGLNTGGMGAYSPSLLITNDMQEKINKKIIEPTIKSLNTIGCSFVGILYAGLMIKNNEPKLIEYNIRFGDPECQVIMMRLENDLLDLILSVKNKNLDDQKIFWKKDPCITVVASAKGYPEEYQTKTHIKNLENIENNFTQQLFHAGTIEVDKKILANGGRVLNATAVASSLQEARDKAHQMLDLVDWEDKYFRRDIAWRAIR; encoded by the coding sequence ATGAACGTAGCTGTAATTGGAAGTGGTGGAAGAGAACATGCTCTTTGTTTTAAATTGAGCTTATCCAAAAAAATATCTAAACTTTTTTGTATTCCCGGCAATCCTGGAACCGATTCTATCTGCGAAAATATAGAAATTGATCCTTTAAATTTTGATTTGCTTTATTCAGTTTTGTTGAAAAAGAATATTTCGACCGTAATAGTAGGTCCTGAAATTCCTTTGGTTAAGGGGATTGTCGACTTTTTATCTGAAAAAAATATTTTTACATTTGGCCCTAGTAAAGAAGCTTCTCAGCTTGAGGGATCAAAAGATTTTATGAAAAAACTATGTAAAGATTTTAATATTCCTACTGCGGAATATGAAAGTTTTGACAATCTTTTAAAGGCACAGGATTTTATTAAAAAATCCAAACATCCGCTTGTTATTAAGTCAGATGGTTTGGCTGCTGGAAAGGGTGTTACCATATCTAACAATGTAGAAGAATCTACTAAATGCGCCAAAGAAATATTAGAAGGAAAATTTAAAACATCTAGTAAAGTGGTTATTGAAGAGTTTTTGGAGGGTGAAGAAGCTAGCTACTTTGTCATTACAGATGGAGAAAATTATTTACCCATTGGCACTGCTCAAGACCATAAAAGAATTGGTGAAAATGATACCGGCCTTAACACAGGGGGAATGGGCGCATACTCTCCATCATTATTAATTACCAATGATATGCAAGAAAAAATAAATAAAAAGATTATTGAACCAACTATAAAAAGTCTTAATACAATTGGCTGTTCTTTTGTTGGAATATTATATGCGGGGTTGATGATAAAAAATAATGAACCAAAACTTATAGAATACAATATCAGGTTTGGGGATCCCGAATGCCAAGTAATTATGATGAGATTAGAAAACGATTTACTTGATTTAATTCTTTCAGTAAAAAATAAAAATTTAGATGATCAAAAAATTTTTTGGAAAAAAGACCCTTGCATTACAGTGGTAGCTTCAGCGAAGGGTTACCCAGAAGAATATCAAACTAAAACGCATATTAAAAATTTAGAGAATATTGAGAATAATTTTACACAACAACTTTTCCATGCTGGAACTATAGAGGTAGATAAAAAAATTTTAGCTAATGGTGGTAGAGTTCTCAACGCAACTGCGGTAGCGTCTAGCTTGCAGGAGGCAAGAGATAAAGCTCATCAAATGTTAGATCTTGTGGATTGGGAAGATAAATACTTTAGACGAGATATTGCTTGGAGAGCAATTAGGTAA
- a CDS encoding exodeoxyribonuclease VII large subunit, which produces MQNIPEFSVSEITNLTKSILEDNFGLIRVKGEISKVKDFKGHYYFSLKDENFVLNSVCWSRNVPFLNMKPEEGMEVFAQGKLTTYAKGSISNYQLQVDQIDAQGEGALLKIFEQRKKN; this is translated from the coding sequence ATGCAAAATATTCCAGAGTTTTCAGTATCGGAGATTACTAACTTAACCAAAAGTATTTTAGAAGATAATTTTGGCTTGATAAGAGTTAAGGGTGAAATATCAAAGGTTAAAGATTTTAAAGGTCATTACTATTTTTCACTCAAGGACGAGAATTTTGTTTTAAATTCTGTATGCTGGTCAAGAAACGTCCCATTTTTAAATATGAAGCCAGAAGAAGGAATGGAAGTATTTGCCCAAGGTAAGCTAACTACTTACGCCAAGGGAAGTATTTCTAATTACCAGTTACAAGTTGATCAAATTGATGCCCAAGGCGAGGGAGCCCTACTAAAAATTTTTGAGCAAAGAAAAAAAAATTAA
- a CDS encoding DUF2093 domain-containing protein, with product MKEAKLKYYAGGFDVITQGNYVLCVISKKKIDLQDLRYWSVELQEAYSSPIEVAKKISND from the coding sequence ATGAAAGAAGCTAAGTTAAAATATTATGCAGGTGGTTTTGATGTTATCACTCAAGGAAATTATGTTCTTTGTGTTATATCCAAAAAAAAAATTGACTTGCAAGATTTGAGGTATTGGAGTGTTGAATTGCAAGAGGCGTATTCTTCTCCAATAGAAGTAGCTAAAAAAATTTCAAATGATTAA
- a CDS encoding M23 family metallopeptidase codes for MIKKIFLSCFVLFYLNTGALGIEFFGKFTEGGIIKGKTSFNSKLFLDKKKLKVSKNGYFIFGIKKGRTKDIEIKVLTKGGSQIFNKKIEKRDFLIQKINGLPKKMVTPGKKALERIKKEQVFFNQMRSVNSNNEFFYSKFLKPTTGITSGKYGSQRVLNGKPRRPHMGLDIANKKGTSILATAEGLVTLAQKNLYFTGGTIGIDHGHGITSVYYHLNSLNVNKGQQVSQGEVIGTMGSTGRSTGDHLHFGIYWKQIALDPELALKN; via the coding sequence ATGATTAAAAAAATATTTTTATCTTGTTTTGTATTGTTTTATTTAAACACAGGCGCACTTGGTATTGAGTTTTTTGGAAAATTTACCGAAGGAGGAATCATCAAAGGAAAAACTTCTTTTAATAGTAAATTGTTTTTAGATAAAAAAAAATTAAAAGTTTCAAAAAATGGTTACTTTATTTTTGGTATTAAAAAAGGAAGGACCAAAGATATTGAAATTAAAGTTTTAACTAAGGGAGGATCTCAAATTTTTAATAAAAAAATTGAAAAAAGGGATTTCTTAATCCAAAAAATTAATGGACTGCCAAAAAAAATGGTTACACCAGGAAAAAAAGCACTAGAACGAATTAAAAAAGAACAGGTTTTTTTCAATCAAATGAGATCCGTAAATTCTAATAATGAATTCTTTTATTCTAAATTTTTGAAGCCAACAACTGGAATTACTTCAGGAAAATACGGAAGTCAAAGAGTCTTAAATGGAAAGCCTAGAAGGCCCCATATGGGATTAGATATTGCAAATAAAAAAGGTACTAGTATTCTAGCAACGGCAGAAGGACTTGTAACCCTTGCCCAAAAAAATTTATATTTTACTGGTGGTACAATTGGTATTGATCATGGGCATGGCATAACATCAGTATATTATCATCTTAATTCTCTAAATGTAAACAAGGGTCAGCAAGTTTCACAGGGGGAGGTGATAGGAACCATGGGATCTACAGGAAGATCAACGGGAGATCATTTGCATTTTGGAATTTATTGGAAACAAATAGCTCTAGATCCTGAGCTGGCTTTAAAAAACTAG
- a CDS encoding lysophospholipid acyltransferase family protein, whose protein sequence is MKIIKYFFEFIIIIFLFFVFKLLGRKLSSDLACLISNYVGFNFRSKKRISTNFKKAFPRLSKEEENKYTREMWCNFGRTFAEYVYLKEFRENKKNHIVINGSEILDLIKSSNVPTVFVSGHFANFELMAMELDRKNLNIAAIYRPLNNFFLNPLMEYWRKKYICNFQIPKKIPGKSADGTRQFIKAIQIQTNIAVMVDQSITQGKRIDFFGEKAFTTSIPSQLALKYNYQIVPIAIRRVKKYEFTMDIFNPISIDKKKDDELSIGKKINEKIEEIILKNPGQWIWTHNRWKV, encoded by the coding sequence ATGAAAATAATTAAATATTTTTTTGAATTTATTATTATAATTTTTTTATTTTTTGTATTTAAGTTATTGGGTAGAAAATTATCTTCTGATTTAGCGTGTCTAATTTCTAATTACGTAGGATTTAATTTTAGATCTAAAAAAAGAATATCAACTAACTTTAAAAAAGCCTTTCCAAGACTGAGTAAGGAGGAAGAAAATAAATATACTAGAGAAATGTGGTGTAATTTTGGAAGAACTTTTGCTGAATATGTTTATTTAAAAGAATTTAGAGAGAATAAAAAAAATCATATAGTAATTAATGGTAGTGAAATTCTAGACTTAATTAAATCAAGCAATGTACCTACAGTTTTTGTTTCGGGTCATTTTGCTAATTTTGAATTAATGGCAATGGAGCTAGATAGAAAAAATCTTAACATAGCTGCTATTTACCGACCTTTAAATAACTTTTTTCTTAACCCGCTAATGGAATACTGGAGAAAAAAATATATTTGCAATTTTCAAATTCCAAAAAAAATACCTGGAAAGAGTGCTGATGGTACTCGTCAATTTATAAAAGCTATTCAAATTCAAACTAATATAGCGGTAATGGTAGATCAAAGCATTACACAAGGTAAAAGGATTGATTTTTTTGGTGAAAAGGCATTTACCACTTCGATACCTTCTCAATTAGCCCTAAAGTACAATTATCAAATTGTTCCCATTGCCATTAGAAGAGTGAAAAAGTACGAATTCACTATGGATATTTTTAATCCTATTTCTATAGATAAAAAAAAAGATGATGAACTTTCTATTGGAAAAAAAATTAATGAAAAAATAGAAGAGATAATTTTAAAAAATCCCGGGCAGTGGATATGGACTCACAACAGGTGGAAAGTCTAG
- the lpxK gene encoding tetraacyldisaccharide 4'-kinase codes for MNLNKPAFWDSKQVSLWAMLLLPVTALYCLILAARRVIKSSKKFNIKTICIGNIYLGGTGKTPLAIKMASLLQDKFNLVIVKKEYSDQKDEIAMIKHNCKVITHKSRSSAIEQAIKENYNLAIMDDGFQDEEIKKDVSILCFSSAQSVGNGFVIPSGPLRESLDRIKFSDIVCINGDLNPELEKKIKFYKEDIKIFYSTYHLLDENYFKGKNYFVFSGIGNNINFLNLLKKNKINVSDYKFFPDHYDYSDHDISKLKNHALKNKLHLLTTEKDYSRLSEQNKENIEHVKIQLIINDEEKLVKQIMSYENN; via the coding sequence ATGAATCTTAACAAGCCTGCCTTTTGGGATTCTAAGCAAGTATCTCTATGGGCTATGCTACTGTTGCCTGTGACAGCATTGTACTGCTTAATCTTAGCTGCAAGAAGAGTGATTAAAAGCTCTAAGAAATTCAATATCAAAACTATTTGTATTGGAAATATTTACTTAGGAGGAACTGGAAAAACCCCTTTAGCAATTAAGATGGCCTCTCTATTGCAGGACAAATTTAATTTAGTAATTGTTAAAAAAGAATACTCAGATCAAAAAGATGAGATAGCTATGATCAAACATAATTGTAAAGTCATTACTCACAAATCACGATCATCAGCCATCGAACAAGCTATAAAAGAAAATTACAATCTTGCTATAATGGATGATGGATTTCAAGATGAGGAGATTAAAAAAGATGTCTCTATTCTGTGCTTTAGTTCAGCCCAATCTGTAGGAAATGGATTCGTAATTCCTAGTGGTCCTTTAAGAGAGAGCTTAGATAGAATTAAATTTTCAGATATTGTGTGTATTAATGGAGATTTGAATCCTGAGTTAGAGAAAAAAATAAAATTTTACAAAGAGGATATAAAAATATTTTACTCAACTTATCATTTATTAGATGAAAATTATTTTAAAGGTAAAAATTATTTTGTATTTTCTGGGATAGGAAATAATATTAATTTTTTAAATCTTTTAAAAAAAAACAAAATTAACGTAAGTGATTATAAATTTTTTCCTGATCATTACGATTATAGCGATCATGATATTAGTAAACTCAAAAATCATGCTCTAAAAAATAAGTTACATTTACTAACAACAGAAAAAGACTATTCGAGACTTAGCGAACAAAATAAAGAAAATATAGAGCATGTTAAGATTCAATTAATTATTAATGATGAAGAAAAGCTAGTGAAGCAAATTATGTCTTATGAAAATAATTAA
- a CDS encoding 3-deoxy-D-manno-octulosonic acid transferase produces the protein MLTFYIYASYVFHFFANIFLNIRVLKKKEHPVRFKEKLGLYEVKNNNPTVWFHASSLGEIKSVVPLISYFSKNKNYKILITTVTLSSSEYCHQIFKHTENITHQFAPLDTPMIVKKFLDHWKPQISIFVESEIWPNLILQTKKISKLILLNARLSNKSFSRWKLVKKVAQKLLNQFNSITVQSKEVKSFIEFFGIKNVNFLGNLKFISPDNISNNNSFVFKKAAENSWVAMSIHKGEETFIIETVKKIKKEQIESQCIWIPRHLNKIKELTDIIKANNLTYQLKSKEALPLASKDFYIVDSFGDAGEVFKKINLVFLGGSIIPHGGQNPLEPAREGCYLFHGPNIYNFTEIFEFLTKNNVSKLVTSETLLSQELISNFKNIKNNDKLKAIMKEYSQKILLDHINYLNSFIK, from the coding sequence ATGCTTACTTTTTATATATACGCAAGTTACGTATTTCATTTTTTTGCTAATATTTTTTTAAATATAAGAGTTTTAAAAAAAAAAGAACACCCAGTACGATTTAAAGAAAAGTTAGGATTATATGAAGTTAAAAATAATAATCCGACAGTATGGTTTCACGCTTCTAGCCTAGGCGAAATTAAATCTGTGGTACCATTAATTTCTTACTTTAGTAAAAATAAAAATTATAAAATATTAATTACTACAGTCACTCTCAGTTCTTCGGAATACTGCCATCAAATATTCAAACACACAGAAAATATTACTCATCAATTTGCTCCCCTTGATACCCCCATGATAGTAAAAAAATTTTTAGATCACTGGAAGCCCCAAATATCTATTTTTGTAGAATCTGAAATTTGGCCTAATCTTATTTTGCAGACCAAAAAAATATCTAAATTAATTTTGCTAAATGCAAGGTTGTCTAACAAGTCATTCTCAAGATGGAAATTAGTAAAAAAAGTTGCTCAAAAACTTTTGAACCAATTTAATTCAATTACAGTACAAAGCAAGGAAGTTAAATCTTTTATAGAATTTTTTGGCATAAAAAATGTAAATTTTTTAGGAAATCTTAAATTTATCTCTCCTGACAATATTTCAAATAACAATAGTTTTGTTTTTAAAAAAGCAGCTGAAAATTCGTGGGTAGCAATGAGTATTCACAAGGGAGAAGAAACTTTTATTATAGAGACGGTCAAAAAAATTAAAAAAGAACAAATTGAATCTCAGTGCATTTGGATACCTAGGCATCTTAATAAAATTAAAGAATTAACAGATATAATTAAAGCTAACAATCTAACCTACCAATTAAAAAGCAAAGAAGCTCTACCGCTTGCAAGTAAAGACTTTTATATTGTGGATTCTTTCGGTGATGCTGGAGAAGTTTTTAAAAAAATAAATCTAGTTTTTTTGGGAGGATCAATAATTCCTCATGGGGGTCAAAATCCTCTAGAGCCAGCAAGAGAGGGATGTTATTTATTTCACGGTCCTAACATTTACAATTTTACTGAAATTTTTGAATTTTTAACAAAGAATAATGTCTCTAAGCTTGTAACTTCCGAGACATTGCTATCACAAGAATTAATTTCAAATTTTAAAAACATCAAAAATAATGATAAACTTAAAGCAATTATGAAGGAATACAGTCAAAAAATATTGCTGGATCACATCAATTATCTTAACTCTTTCATTAAATAA